A single Candidatus Aminicenantes bacterium DNA region contains:
- a CDS encoding DUF1318 domain-containing protein: protein MNSLATWTRSSMKKKRNQVIRMEGIKMKHKWFGVWIVLLAFGVSAMAADRAAIKKRMAERLPLLTQMKDQGLIGENNLGYLEFRSSDQTDKQKDAVSQENVDRRLVYQMVAEEINVSVQVVGKRRAVQIARNEPAGHWIQKSDGTWVRKTDSDD from the coding sequence ATGAATTCTTTGGCGACCTGGACGCGAAGCAGTATGAAAAAGAAGCGAAACCAGGTGATCCGAATGGAGGGGATAAAGATGAAGCATAAATGGTTTGGAGTATGGATAGTGTTGTTGGCATTCGGTGTATCCGCGATGGCGGCGGACCGGGCCGCCATCAAGAAGCGCATGGCGGAAAGACTGCCTCTTCTGACGCAGATGAAAGATCAGGGCCTGATCGGCGAAAACAACCTGGGATATCTTGAATTTCGTTCCAGCGACCAGACCGATAAGCAAAAGGATGCGGTCAGCCAGGAAAATGTGGACCGGCGGCTGGTATACCAGATGGTGGCGGAAGAAATCAACGTGAGCGTGCAGGTAGTCGGCAAACGGCGCGCCGTTCAGATCGCCAGAAACGAGCCGGCCGGCCACTGGATTCAGAAATCCGACGGGACCTGGGTGCGCAAAACAGATTCGGACGATTAG
- a CDS encoding DUF2147 domain-containing protein — translation MNTARRIQTCLFCLLFLTTMASIHAESGSPEGYWKTIDDETGEVKSIVKVWIDETAMLRGRILKIFPKPGEDPDPVCDKCKGKLKDKKIIGMVFMWGFEKKGDHWVDGKIVDPENGKQYHCRVHTENGGSELKVYGYIKFIVKIGRTQTWIRTDHTATSG, via the coding sequence ATGAACACAGCACGGCGAATACAGACCTGCCTGTTTTGCCTTCTTTTTCTGACAACCATGGCAAGCATTCACGCGGAATCCGGATCTCCGGAGGGGTATTGGAAAACCATTGACGACGAGACCGGAGAAGTCAAATCCATCGTCAAGGTATGGATTGATGAAACGGCAATGTTGAGGGGCCGGATTCTGAAAATCTTCCCCAAGCCGGGAGAGGATCCCGATCCGGTCTGTGACAAGTGCAAGGGAAAGTTGAAAGACAAAAAGATTATCGGCATGGTGTTCATGTGGGGATTTGAAAAGAAAGGCGACCATTGGGTGGACGGCAAGATCGTGGACCCGGAGAACGGCAAACAATACCATTGCCGGGTCCATACCGAAAACGGCGGCAGCGAGTTGAAAGTGTACGGCTATATCAAATTCATTGTCAAGATCGGCCGTACCCAGACCTGGATCCGAACGGACCACACCGCCACGAGCGGGTAG